A window of Nicotiana sylvestris chromosome 8, ASM39365v2, whole genome shotgun sequence genomic DNA:
cagaatcaaggagtacctgtccacatcgccagtcttggtcccgcccgagccgggcagacctctattgctctaccttgcagtattagatggagcattcagttgtgttctggggcaacatgatgaaacaggaaggaaggagcaggccatctattatctcagcaagaagttcaccccatacgaggcctggtattctctgttggaacacacctgttgtgctctgacttgggtagcccagaagctgaggcactatttctgttcctacactacatacctcatatccagaatggatctgttgaagtacatctttcaaaagcccatgctcactagccaagtggcagattttgttaagtgaatttgacattgtctatacGACTCAAAAATcaatcaagggacaagcattagCGGATCATCTTGTTGATAAACCCATGGATGGAGAATATGAACCCCTggaaacgtattttcctgacgaggaggtatccttcataggagaagatattgcagaatcctatgatggttggagaatgtttttcgatggagcagcaaatttcaaaattggcataggagcagttctagtatcaaaaactggtcagcattatccggtgtccgccaaactcagattctcgtgcaccaacaacatgcccgagtatgaagcctgtatcttagggctcaagatggccattgacatgaacatttaggaattgctagtgatcagggattcagacttgcttatacatcaggtccgagaagaatgggcaactaagaactccaagatactctcgtatttgcatcatgtacaggagttgaggaagatgttcacaaagacagagttccgaCATGTTCCCAGAGTgcagaatgagtttgctgatgcattggctaccctatcatctatgattcaACATCCAAATAAGAACTTCATAGATCCTATTCCGgtgaagattcatgatcagccagcttactatgctcatgtcgaggaagaagcggacggaaaaccttggtttcatgatatcaaggaatacttggcaaaaggagaatacctagaGCTCGCAAATaccactcagaagcgcacactttggaggttatctaacaatttctttcacatcggaggaatcctatataggaggactcctgatttgggattattaaggtgtgtcagcgcaagggaagcatccaggctactagagaaAATCCATgatgggacctgcggtccacatatgaacggttttgccttagccaagaagatactccaggctggttatttttggatgactatggaaatggactgcgTCCAGTATGTTCGaaagtgccatcgctgtcagatacatgcaaacatgataaaggtgcccccaaatgagcttaatgcaacaagctcgtcgTGGCCGTTCGCCgattggggaatggatgtcatcggacctatcgagcccaccacatcaaacgggcacaggttcattctagtggcaattgattatttcaccaaatgggttgaagcagcatcatacaaagcagtgactaagaaagttatggcagactttgtccgcgaccgcatcatgtgtcggttcggaactccagagtcaatcattactgataatgactctaacctcaacagtgatttgatgaaatccacgtgtgaaaccttcaaaatcaaacacaagaattctacaacttacagACCTCGAATGAACAGAGccatagaagctgccaacaagaatatcaagaagatactaaggaaaatgatagagaagcataagtagtggcatgagaagctctcatttgctttattgggataccgcaccacagttcgcacatcaactagggcaactccctatatgttggtatatggtacagaagcagtcatacccactgaggtagaaattccttccttaagggtcatacaggaagcagagctggacgatgcagaatgggtgaagagtcgttacgagcaactagcccttatagacggaaagagaatgaatgtagtttgccacgatcagctctatcagaacagaatgtccaaagccttcaacaaaagagtcaagctgagacaattcacaccggggcaactggtgttaaagaaaatttttccgcatcaagaggaagccaaagaGAAATTCTCTCCCAAATGGCAGGGTatgtacatggttcaccgggttctaacaggaggagccctcagacttgcagaaatagacggagaagtttggccaaagccgatcaattcagacgcaatcaagcgatactatgtgtaacctctatgctttcttttatgatgtaatttgaactatgcctgacctgattcccgtttaagaggggatacgtaggcagccctatgggttcggtcacaattcaataaaatttccatttcccccgctattggaaactagggtagaattttgaggaggaccctcaaaattccgaagttgattccagccatttatcattaacgaCCATCAGGAgcagcaacccagtaaactggggtagaattttgaggaggaccctcaaaactccagagcaagcgaagttgcaatgtcttgaaccacgtcgcagtcgtcggttcatctaaaaaaattattcttaattatgcacttatattatgcttttactaaatcatgcatgttcattactaaaattgccctgtttagcaacgctaccccaatgatacgtacagtatcaccagttcaaagccgagcaggtcaagcaaagcaagcggggatacgaactaacttttTCCCCtctacaaactcacgatttttctttggatacaggcacttgagttgcacaatcatcaaatgtactatacgctcactcacaaagttcaggaatacaactctccgaaccgttgcacttgctcgcaattgctatccgtacaatagtgtccccagcaggcacaatatccccagcagtcacgataccgcaatccactatcagctaagaaaactctattgccatttgccatttttacttcctacataaggctaccattttgccttccgaggttaggctctacctccatctgcattctctgcattgcataagactaccattctgccttccgaggttaagctctacctccatctgcattctctgcattgcataaggctaccattctgccttctgagactaagctctgtctccatctgcatttcctgaattgcataaggctaccattctgcctttcgaggttaagctctacctccatctgtatttcactgcattgcataaggctaccattctgccttccgagactaagctctgtttcCATTTGCATTTCCTTCATTGCatgaggctaccattctgccttctgagactaagctctgtctccatctgcatttcttgcattgcataaggctaccatcctGCCTTCcgggactaagctctgtctttacctgcatttcttgcattgtataaggctatcattctgccttccgagactaagctccgtctccatctgcatttcttgcattgtataaggctaccattctgtcttccgggactaagctctgtctccacctgcatttcttgcattgcataaggctaccattctgcctttcgagactaagccctgtctccacctgcatggctgaaatatcgccactttatttatgcctcgtgtggctgaaatatcgccactttatttatgtcTCACATGGCTGAAAGTTCGCCACCTTCATGTACATCTTGGActgctgaaatatcgccacttttatttttcttgcatggctgaaatatcgccattttttatttacatcttgcacggctgaaatatcgccacttttatttttcttgcatggctgaaatatcgccactttctatttacatcttgcatctgTTGAAATACTGCTACCTCATTTACATTTTTGCATagctgaaatatcaccactttctatttacatcttgcatcggctgaaataccgccacctcatttacatttttgcattggctgaaagatcgcctccttcttcatctcatgggctgaaagatcaccaaattgtccgaaggcatcattgttcggaggcaccattttcatagcccgagaacgccatgccatggcctgaggaacccattttatcttttgcatatcattattcaaaggcgtcatagctCGGAGGCATCaacctcatagcccgagagcatcatttcatggcctgcgaatcctttattatatgcttcacggcccaggacgtcatggtctgaggacgtcatcttaaccgtccaaagacagcattcatggtccaacgggaacttgcatcacgtttaaaattATGCACAATTTGTATTTGTATTGCTCATTCGCAGGTAAACTGGCTAGCAATGGTCGTcttagcaggagcgatcccgctccagttcccgcagccctactAGACTATAACCATCCACCCCAACCCGAATATCTCGTCCGTTCTTAAAAAACCTCCGTCAgcatattccgccgatggatcctgaactacatatggactgattcctgtaagaccagggaaaTGTAGGCATCTCAGGAACCAGAGCACAATCAAATTCTTCAAGTTAttttgttcggtcaaaattggccatcatatctttacccaacaACTATTTCATCCTTCacgggtaaagagggacagctgttgatacccaatttttccctgtatatttttcatatatacaaaatactttcaaaataacatatgtacgcatatataagcatgcccaagtgttttaatattttcccaatttttaaatgatttttaaaaccaatttattgtccattttagcagtacaaaattaATAATTACTCTTAAAATCAtacattttggtgaataatttattttattcccataattataccaaaatatagttaaggtaatttttatatatttttacaaatttatttggtatttttaaagctaaattgcatgtaattgcaattctagcctacattaagatttaatagcatttttataatcataaaattagttacaatatttttaaattaatatatattttttactgtttcagtacttttaatttgttttcaaaatcaattttactatttttgtaaaataaaaaggaaaaactggctatgtaaattttagcctcatttcgtttcaattgtagccccattacatttcaattttagccctcaattgacccaatcttaacccccaattggaccagcccaatttcaatttcaacccaaccccttaactcgtttatccaacccgcccggtcttccttttaatccaggtcgttgatcgttttgatcaacgaccacgataccccttaccatttttaatccaccaaccctaccctaatcccctcattttcatctctcagccgcctttgaatactctcctatctcaaactctctcgaaggatCTCtggaaccctagcctctctcatcctctccgaccataacctcaccggaatccatggcttctcaagccatggatggcctgtactcacctccCTCCACTCTCAAACATTTGGGGTTCGAAGTTTTGAGGTCTGACCTCAATGGTGTCCGTTCATATCCTCTCATATCCATGATTTTGAGACCTTTCCGGCCTTGCTCTGGCACATCCAAAGCATTTCGAGCCTGGTTctaacctctccgactcaagatcgcacttttccaagcctttctcattctagggtttctctgaaaccccaACTACTCGAGGTTCTCtctgattattttttaaaaatctaTGATATGTCTGTGCTTTACTTGAGTTCTTAAatgttttccctaattttctttcaaaaattacttctcttcgatttagggtttctgaattttttttgaaatgtttctctgactcttcctcttcttttctttgtgtatatctgtctatgctatgtttgtaTGATTTCTTTTTCTACCTAGCATGTTCTTCTCCTATAactttatgtttgccttattttgcatgttcttctattgtgctccgttctttcttctattggtttctatatcatgctttcacatgtttatcttatgtgttcgtttaccccttagttcctttactgtattttctactaagcttttaggtctttagttgctttcttctggactttgtttgagttctttgttaaacatgtttcctctattgttctcttaagtgctatactatttagtttctcttctgaaacttgtttaagttccaagctttcttaaaacgtattctttatgcttcaaatcagctttCTCAGTTTGTTGTTTCAAACTTGCtattacattttttattttttttctcataagtctctgaaagacctctgagcctgtttccgttatttgtcttcttttctctgtatctgactcgagttgaaaaccctagggtttggggtttttggcgagtttcgatcttgtgtttgagactatggttctattttggaactctaggtttctcagactcattttgagtctttgtactgaactcgaactttttttactctaaacttttctatgctaggcttttctaattagcatgacaactctttcttgattcacatgtctgtgcactttatatatgatgaattcttccttcaaaaaagtttttgccaatttgtgattgattcagaattccttttaataaggatcgattgattgttattgatttttctttaattaaacctttcttcaccttttctggttggattcattcataccaaaatgcaatttctgattttttttaatggctgttgattgattgcctttccttatttgcacaaactgtgttgttatcaaactctttccttaaataacttctgtgtatttacctttcttgtactactttggaaaatattttgatcaaactctttccttaattatcttgcccaTTTGAAagcagaatcccttaattgaagggagaccttatgtgattgatttaGAAATTACTtttttaccttttcttacttgctttctgcactataaagggcatgacccttctgcacttttacacacttccaattcaatactctttaagaccttgagttcaacacttacacaacacttattgaacactttcaatttcaatttcaatactcctagattctcaattcaacac
This region includes:
- the LOC138875754 gene encoding uncharacterized protein is translated as MTGLSTSIVEHKVPTDPTCPQIWMDEEDAEKTAFITPWGITSFKSPCSLAKWQILLSEFDIVYTTQKSIKGQALADHLVDKPMDGEYEPLETYFPDEEELRKMFTKTEFRHVPRVQNEFADALATLSSMIQHPNKNFIDPIPVKIHDQPAYYAHVEEEADGKPWFHDIKEYLAKGEYLELANTTQKRTLWRLSNNFFHIGGILYRRTPDLGLLRCVSAREASRLLEKIHDGTCGPHMNGFALAKKILQAGYFWMTMEMDCVQYVRKCHRCQIHANMIKVPPNELNATSSSWPFADWGMDVIGPIEPTTSNGHSDLMKSTCETFKIKHKNSTTYRPRMNRAIEAANKNIKKILRKMIEKHK